The genomic interval ATTATCAATATTCGTTTCATTAGTAACCCCCATTAACGGGAAATACAATTTGAATTTTGCTCCATTCCCAATTTTACTTTTTACAATAATTTTTCCGTTATGCGCATCTATTATGTGTTTTACAATTGCTAATCCTAAACCGGCTCCAGTAAGATGTTCATTTGAAAGTTGTTTTGATTGAAAATACGGTGTAAATAAGTTTTCAATTTCATATTCATCTATGCCAATACCTTGATCTTCAATTTCAGCTACGGCAAATTTATCTTCTTTATATGTTGACATCTTTATAAATCTGTTATCTTTGGAGAATTTTATTCCGTTAGAAATAATGTTAATTACTGCTTCAGTTACGGCATCTTTATCGGCATAAATAATTAGTTCTTCAATTCCTAAATTTATAGCAGAGTCAAATTTTTGGATTTTGAAAAGATATTCCGTAGTTAAAATAACATCTTTCATTATTGAGTTAAGGTCAATATTTTCAAAATTATAATCTTTTACGCCTCGTTCAATTTTTGAAAAATTTAACACATTATCTATCAATCTTGTTAATCTGTTGCTTTCTCCTTCAATTATTTCCAAATACTGATTGATTTTTTGATCGGAAATATTTTCTTTGTTCTTAATTAATTCAGCAAACATTTTAATTGAAGTAAGAGGAGTTTTAAGATCATGTGAAACGCTTGAAACAAAGAAAGATTTTTGTTCATTCAATTCGGCTAATTTTTGCTTTTCAACTTTTTCAAAAAACAATTGTTCGTGCAATTTTATTCTTTCAATTCCGTTGCCTAATTCTGTAGCAATTGTATTCAATAAATCTATATCTTCGACCGAAAATTTTGCACTGCTTTTTTTCCCACCTAAAACCAAAAGTCCATAAAAATTATTCATGGAAGATTTAATTGGATATATTATCTCAAATTTTAATTGACTAAATTCTGTAAAAGATTTTGAATTTTTCCGTAATTCGTTTGCAACGGAGTTTTTTGAAAAGTATGGATTAAAGTCATTGTTTTTTATTTCATCAAGATTAAATTCAATGATCTTATTTTCAAATTCCCGTAAATTTTTATTTGCGATTAATTTAAGATTCTTATTTTGATCTGAATTAAAGTAGCCTAAATTATTTACCGGAATAACTTTTTCAATAAATGAAATCACTTTTTCAAGTAATATTTGTTCTACAGTTAATTCTTTAATTTCTTCAAGAAAAGATCTTACGGTTTCGCGGTAATCATATTCAACTTTGAATATTTTTTTATTAACAAATCTCTTTACAAATTCTTTAATTGGATGAAAAACCAAAGCGATAAAAATTGCGGCAATTATAGATGAAACTTCCGGATTGGGAATATGAATTGAATTTACCAGTATTGTGAAAAATCCGAAATAAATTATTAAAAGAATAGAAAGTGCAATTGGATATACAATCGTTCGTCTAATTATAATTTCTACATCCATAAGTTGATGTTTAATAATCGCGATTCCAAAAGTAATTGGTACCGCCGCCACCAGCAGCAAAACAATTTCTTCAGGAATTAAGCCGTTTGTTGTTAATCGCTGAGGAATAACCCAAAGGAATAAATAACTCATCGGACCTAAAATATATCCTAATAAGATCCATCGCAGTTTTTTTCTGGTTTCAATATTGTTTGTAGAAAAGTAAATTCTAAACTGAACGAAAATTGAAGTTAATACAAGAACAATTACATATATGCTGCAAATATTAAAAGCATCTATATATAGGTTTATGTTTTCTAATGTTACTGAATAAGTATATTTAATAAAAACATAACTTAAACTGACTGCAAAAAGAACGGAAGTTAAATATAAAAATGATAGATACTTTCTAAAATTGATTTTTATTTCTGTTGGAAATATAAACGCGAAATGAAGAAAAAAAGTTGGAACTAACGCATAACCCAAATGAAAACCTGATCTTGTAATTATTCCAATTGTACTGCCAAGATCAGTAAAATTTCCCCACGTCATAAATATAATTGAAGCTGTTGTTACCATGCACCAATGAAAAATAATTCCAACTTCATTACTTTTACTTTTTATAAGAACAATAAATCCAGTGATAAAAAATGTTAATCCAATAATTACCGCAATAATATCATACAGCATTGAGTAAAAAGGTTTTAATGGAATTGTTAAATTTTGATTTGAATGATCTTTTTGAAGCTGAACAATCACCAATTCATCAAGAGATTTGCTGTCTAAGTAAATTTCAATTTCTTCGCGGTTCTCAAACTCGAAACCATCAATAGATTTAATAATACCGCCGACAAATGAATCATAATTAATTGAGCTGGATCTTGTAATTATTAATTTGTCATCTAATGAAGTTATTGAGAACGGGAGATCGGCTTTAACTGAAAAGTTATATAAGCCAAGTAAAAACAAGATGAAAATCAGGAAATCGAATAAAAGAAAAATATTTACATTTTTAATATTGCCTTTCATTTTAACCTTATAGGTTAATTTCAACAAATTAAAAATTGTTAATTAATTTTCAGTTTAATTTCTATGATGATTAAAAAAAATAATTCAGCTACTTTATATTAATAAAATAAACAATTTAAATCATATAATATATTTTGGAATGAAAATATTTTTATATTAAAAGTATAAATGCGATATGTAATCTTTTCACTTTTTGTAAAATTTAATTTTACATGTTAAATCATTTCCTAATTATTTAAGAAAAATATTTGTTTTTTAATCAAATCTTGACTTTTCAGCTTATAATAAGCATATTTCAATCTATGAGTCAGAACTATTCTTACCAAACGACTGATGGATTTAAAATCTCAATAACAACTTTTGGCAATGAAAATTTGGAAAAAGGTAATTGCGTTATTTTAGTTCACGGTTTTAAAGGATTTAAAGATTGGGGTTTTGGTCCGTACATTGCGGATTATTTTGCAAAGAATAAATATTTTGTAATCACGTTTAATTTTTCTCATAATGGTATTGGTGAAAATCCAACCGAATTTACAGAGTTGGATAAATTTGCGAACAATACATATTCTCGTGAAATTAGTGAATTAGGTCAAATTATCTCAATTTATAAAAATGGATTTTTTGGTAAAACGAATCCTTTTGGTAAACTTGGAGTAATCGGTCACAGCAGAGGCGGAGCCATTTCTATTATTGAAAGCTCGAATAATGAAAATGTTGGCGCTTTGGCTACTTGGGCAACAATTTCAAATTTTGACAGATATAAAGAAAGACAAAAGTCAGATTGGAAAAAAAGGGGATTTATTGAGATTCTAAATACTCGCACAAAGCAAAAAATGAGGTTAAATTTAGCGTTATTAAATGATATCGAAAATAACGCTGATTTACTTGATTTGGAAAAAGCATTAAATAAATTTCATAAACCTTACTTAATAATTCACGGCGATCAGGATTTAGCTGTTCCTGTTGAAGAAGCGGAAATACTTTTTAATTACGCGGATAAAGATTTTACGAAATTTGAAAAAATTAAGGGAACGGGACATACTTTTGACGTTAAACATCCTTTTGATGGAAGTACAAAAGCATTCGATTTAGTTATAAATAAAACATTGGAATTCTTCAATTCATCATTTTACGGAAATTAATTATGGGAATTAAAAATATCGTATTTATTTTAGTTTTTATTTCTGCGTTTGCTTTTTTGTACTTTAATTTAAAAAGATTGATTTCATATCTAAGTATTGGCAAAAGGGAAAATAGATTTGACAATATTGGCGAAAGAATTAAAAACGTTCTCACTGTTGGTATCGGACAATCAAAAATACTTCGCGATCCAGTTGGAGGAACTGTTCACGCCTTAATTTTCTGGGGATTTTTACTTTTCTTAACCGCGGTTTTAGAATCAATAATCCAAGGATTTTATTCAAATTTTTCACTCATTTTTTTAGGTCCAATTTTTTCTTTAATAACTTTAACGCAAGATATTTTTGGAATTTTGGTTTTCGCTGCAGTTTTGTTTGCATTGTATAGAAGATATATTCAAAAAGTAAAAAGATTAGAGCATGGAAAGGAAAGTTTAATTGACGCTACAATTGTACTTTCTTTAATTCTTGTTGTTGTAATTTCAATGTTCGGTCAAAATATATCGCATATCGCAAAAAATAATTTTACTCTCGCAAATTGGGAAGTTCGTCCTATTAGTTTTACTTTGGCACATGTATTTTATTCAACAGGAGAAAATGCTTCAATCTGGTATGAAATATTTTGGTGGATTCATATTTTAACAATTTTCGGATTTATGAATTTTTTACCTTATTCAAAACATCTTCACGTTTTTGCTTCAATTCCTAATGTTTATTTTGAAAAACTGGGTAACAAAAAATTT from Ignavibacteriota bacterium carries:
- a CDS encoding alpha/beta hydrolase; protein product: MSQNYSYQTTDGFKISITTFGNENLEKGNCVILVHGFKGFKDWGFGPYIADYFAKNKYFVITFNFSHNGIGENPTEFTELDKFANNTYSREISELGQIISIYKNGFFGKTNPFGKLGVIGHSRGGAISIIESSNNENVGALATWATISNFDRYKERQKSDWKKRGFIEILNTRTKQKMRLNLALLNDIENNADLLDLEKALNKFHKPYLIIHGDQDLAVPVEEAEILFNYADKDFTKFEKIKGTGHTFDVKHPFDGSTKAFDLVINKTLEFFNSSFYGN